Proteins encoded together in one Lathyrus oleraceus cultivar Zhongwan6 chromosome 5, CAAS_Psat_ZW6_1.0, whole genome shotgun sequence window:
- the LOC127083415 gene encoding oligopeptide transporter 7 encodes MATSSSSHGDNNITFPLLSKKNETEENSPIKQVALTVPTTDDSSLPVLTFRMWVLGTLSCVLLSFLNQFFWYRTEPLTITAISAQIAVVPLGQLMASKITKRVFFKGKSWEFTLNPGPFNVKEHVLITIFANSGAGTVYAIHIVTAVKVFYHKHISFPVSLLVVITTQVLGFGWAGIFRRYLVEPAAMWWPANLVQVSLFRALHEKEARTKGALTRSQFFIIAFLCSFAYYVFPGYLFQMLTSLSWVCWVFPHNVLAQQLGSGLNGLGIGAIGLDWSAISAYLGSPLASPWFATANVAAGFVFVMYILTPLCYWFNVYSAKTFPIFSNKLFTSQGYIYNITDIIDSNFHMDLAAYEKQGRLHLSTFFAMTYGVGFAALTATIMHVALFHGREIWEQSKSSFNEKSMDIHTKLMRKYRQVPEWWFVCILIGTIATTIFACEYYNEQLQLPWWGVLLACAIAIFFTLPIGIITAITNQSPGLNIITEYIIGYIYPGYPVANMCFKVYGYISMTQAITFLQDFKLGHYMKIPPRTMFMAQVVGTLIAGLVYLSTAWWLMESIPDICKDTSSVWTCPSDTVFYDASVIWGLIGPRRIFGNLGTYENVNWFFLGGAIAPLLVWLAARAFPQQEWIKLINMPVLIGATGMMPPATAVNYTSWIIVGFLSGFVVYRYKPDWWQRHNYVLSGALDAGLAFMGVVLYLCLGLEDVSINWWGNDLDGCPLAHCPTAKGFEVQGCPVFH; translated from the exons ATGGCAACATCCTCCTCATCACACGGGGACAATAATATCACATTTCCTCTCC TATCTAAGAAGAATGAAACAGAAGAAAACTCTCCGATTAAACAAGTGGCTCTAACCGTTCCAACAACCGACGATTCATCTCTCCCAGTTCTCACGTTTCGAATGTGGGTATTAGGAACCCTTTCATGCGTTCTATTATCATTCCTCAACCAGTTTTTCTGGTACAGAACAGAGCCTCTCACTATCACAGCAATTTCCGCTCAGATCGCTGTTGTTCCTTTGGGTCAACTCATGGCATCGAAAATCACAAAACGTGTTTTCTTCAAAGGAAAATCTTGGGAATTCACGTTGAACCCTGGTCCTTTTAACGTGAAAGAACATGTTCTGATAACCATATTTGCTAACTCGGGTGCTGGAACTGTTTATGCGATACATATTGTTACCGCTGTGAAAGTGTTTTATCATAAACATATCTCTTTTCCGGTTTCTTTGCTTGTAGTCATCACCACTCAG GTATTAGGTTTCGGATGGGCTGGTATATTTAGAAGATATTTGGTGGAACCTGCGGCAATGTGGTGGCCAGCAAATTTAGTTCAAGTTTCACTCTTCAG GGCTTTGCATGAGAAAGAGGCAAGGACCAAAGGAGCCTTAACAAGatctcagttcttcatcatcGCATTTTTATGCAGCTTCGCATACTACGTTTTCCCTGGCTACTTATTTCAAATGTTAACCTCACTCTCTTGGGTATGCTGGGTATTTCCCCATAATGTACTGGCCCAACAGCTCGGCTCGGGCCTAAACGGTCTCGGCATCGGTGCGATTGGGCTTGACTGGTCAGCCATTTCAGCTTACCTCGGCAGCCCACTTGCAAGCCCATGGTTTGCAACTGCCAATGTTGCAGCTGGTTTTGTGTTTGTCATGTACATTCTCACTCCATTGTGCTATTGGTTCAACGTTTACAGTGCCAAAACCTTTCCCATTTTCTCTAATAAACTTTTTACATCACAAGGTTACATTTACAATATCACAGATATCATAGACTCTAATTTCCATATGGACCTTGCTGCTTATGAGAAACAAGGAAGACTCCATCTTAGTACTTTCTTTGCTATGACTTATGGTGTTGGCTTCGCTGCACTTACCGCTACCATTATGCATGTTGCTCtctttcatggaag agaaatatgggagcaaagcaaatcaagtttcAATGAAAAGAGCATGGACATTCACACCAAGCTTATGAGGAAGTACAGACAAGTTCCTGAATGGTGGTTTGTGTGCATACTCATAGGAACAATTGCAACTACCATTTTTGCATGTGAATATTACAATGAACAACTTCAATTACCTTGGTGGGGAGTTCTTTTAGCATGTGCCATTgcaatcttcttcactctcccAATCGGAATCATAACCGCAATCACGAACCAG AGTCCAGGACTGAACATAATCACGGAGTACATCATAGGATATATCTACCCGGGATATCCTGTCGCGAACATGTGCTTCAAGGTTTACGGTTACATTAGTATGACACAAGCCATTACATTCTTACAAGACTTCAAACTCGGCCACTACATGAAAATCCCTCCCAGAACCATGTTCATGGCCCAAGTTGTAGGGACACTAATTGCTGGTCTTGTCTATTTGAGCACTGCATGGTGGTTAATGGAAAGCATACCAGACATATGCAAAGACACATCTTCTGTTTGGACATGTCCAAGCGACACAGTGTTCTACGACGCATCAGTTATTTGGGGTTTGATTGGTCCAAGGAGAATCTTCGGAAACTTAGGAACATACGAGAATGTGAACTGGTTCTTCCTAGGTGGAGCCATTGCTCCTTTGTTGGTTTGGTTAGCTGCAAGAGCTTTCCCTCAACAAGAGTGGATTAAACTCATCAACATGCCGGTTTTGATAGGTGCTACTGGAATGATGCCTCCAGCTACAGCAGTGAATTATACTAGCTGGATCATTGTTGGATTTTTGTCGGGTTTTGTTGTTTATAGGTATAAGCCAGATTGGTGGCAGCGTCATAATTATGTGTTGTCGGGTGCATTGGATGCTGGTCTTGCTTTCATGGGTGTGGTTTTGTATCTTTGTTTAGGATTAGAGGATGTTAGTATCAATTGGTGGGGAAATGATCTTGATGGTTGTCCCTTAGCTCACTGTCCAACGGCCAAAGGATTTGAGGTTCAAGGTTGTCCTGTTTTCCATTGA
- the LOC127079964 gene encoding agamous-like MADS-box protein AGL62, with protein sequence MLKKKSSLGRQKIPIEKIPKKSHLQVTFSKRRSGLFKKASELCTLCGVEIAIVVFSPADKAFSFGHPEVESIVDRYLSRNLPQESSTLQLVEAHRNANVRDLNAQLTQLLSHLEIEKKQGEEIDHVRKARQVQNWWENAIDELGLNELVQLKVSIEDLKKNIGKIANKCMIEQSNMFSSNIGANGFGRYNTFENKSGGGINMASTLPNTYNYLGFRHGYL encoded by the coding sequence ATGTTAAAGAAGAAGTCTAGTTTGGGTCGTCAAAAAATTCCTATTGAAAAAATACCTAAGAAAAGTCATTTACAAGTTACATTTTCTAAACGCCGATCAGGGTTGTTCAAAAAAGCTAGCGAGCTTTGCACTCTATGTGGTGTGGAGATTGCAATCGTAGTTTTTTCTCCGGCTGATAAAGCATTCTCATTCGGTCATCCTGAAGTTGAGTCCATCGTTGATCGTTATCTGAGTCGTAATCTTCCACAAGAATCTAGCACCCTCCAACTTGTCGAGGCTCATAGAAATGCCAATGTTCGCGATCTGAACGCGCAACTAACTCAACTTCTAAGCCATCTTGAGATTGAAAAGAAGCAAGGAGAGGAGATAGATCATGTGAGGAAAGCTAGACAGGTGCAAAACTGGTGGGAAAATGCTATTGATGAACTTGGCTTGAATGAATTGGTCCAATTAAAGGTTTCTATCGAAGACCTAAAGAAAAACATCGGAAAAATTGCTAACAAATGCATGATAGAACAATCTAATATGTTTTCATCAAATATTGGTGCTAATGGATTTGGACGTTACAATACCTTTGAGAACAAATCAGGTGGGGGAATTAATATGGCTTCTACACTTCCTAATACCTATAATTATCTTGGTTTTCGACATGGATATCTTTGA